A genomic window from Cupriavidus basilensis includes:
- a CDS encoding DASS family sodium-coupled anion symporter, whose translation MTDPRTPTQAAPAAIGVAAAAQAAPGKSTPWGLYAAVLVLIGILALPLPPDLPVAGHRMLAILAFAIVVWITEAVSYEASAIMITALMAALIGFAPTVADPATQYGTSRALGMALAGFSNTALALVAAALFISAAMTVTGLDRRIALVTLSAIGTSTRRILIGSIAVTIALSLVVPSATARSACVVPIMMGVIAAFGVDKKSNIAAGIMITVAMATSIWNVGIQTAAAQNLLTVGFMDKLLGERITWLQWLIAGAPWAIVMSVVLYFLVRFLLPAETEAIPGGKEAVQKELAGLGPMSGPQKRLAAVSIGLLLFWATEGKLHQFDTATVTFVGLVILMMPRIGVMDWKTMQQRTPWGTLIVFGVGISLGTALLTTQAGQWLGKFVVANSGLATQGPILVFAILAAFLILIHLGFASATALTAALLPILISVLQTLPGNIHQIGLTMLLGFTVSFGFILPINAPQNMVCLGTDTFNGKQFAKVGIPVTVIGYALMLLFAATYWRWLGWI comes from the coding sequence CGCAAGCCGCGCCCGGCAAATCCACGCCATGGGGCCTCTACGCCGCCGTCCTGGTACTGATCGGCATACTCGCCCTGCCCCTGCCCCCGGACCTGCCGGTGGCGGGACATCGCATGCTGGCGATCCTCGCCTTTGCCATCGTGGTGTGGATCACCGAGGCGGTCTCCTATGAGGCCAGCGCCATCATGATCACAGCGCTGATGGCCGCGCTGATCGGCTTCGCGCCCACGGTGGCGGACCCAGCCACGCAATACGGCACCTCCCGCGCGCTCGGCATGGCGCTGGCAGGGTTCTCCAACACCGCGCTGGCCCTGGTTGCCGCCGCTCTCTTTATCTCGGCGGCGATGACGGTGACCGGGCTCGACCGGCGCATCGCGCTGGTCACGCTGTCGGCCATCGGCACCAGCACGCGGCGCATCCTGATCGGCAGCATCGCGGTGACCATCGCGCTGTCGCTGGTGGTGCCGAGCGCCACCGCGCGCAGCGCCTGTGTGGTGCCGATCATGATGGGCGTGATCGCGGCCTTCGGGGTCGACAAGAAATCCAATATCGCCGCCGGCATCATGATCACCGTGGCCATGGCCACCAGCATCTGGAACGTCGGCATCCAGACCGCCGCCGCGCAGAACCTGCTGACGGTGGGCTTCATGGACAAGCTGCTGGGTGAGCGCATCACCTGGCTGCAATGGCTGATCGCCGGCGCGCCGTGGGCCATCGTGATGTCGGTCGTGCTGTATTTCCTGGTGCGGTTCCTGTTGCCCGCCGAGACCGAGGCCATCCCCGGCGGCAAAGAAGCCGTGCAAAAGGAACTCGCCGGGCTGGGCCCGATGAGCGGCCCGCAGAAGCGGCTTGCCGCCGTGTCCATCGGGCTGCTGCTGTTCTGGGCGACCGAGGGCAAGCTGCACCAGTTCGACACCGCCACCGTGACCTTCGTCGGCCTGGTGATCCTGATGATGCCGCGCATTGGCGTGATGGACTGGAAGACCATGCAGCAACGCACGCCGTGGGGCACGCTGATCGTGTTCGGGGTGGGCATCAGCCTGGGTACCGCGCTGCTCACCACGCAGGCCGGCCAGTGGCTGGGCAAGTTCGTGGTGGCCAACTCCGGGCTTGCCACGCAAGGCCCGATCCTGGTGTTCGCCATCCTGGCCGCCTTCCTGATCCTGATCCACCTCGGCTTTGCCAGCGCCACCGCGCTCACCGCGGCGCTGCTGCCGATCCTGATCTCGGTGCTGCAGACGCTGCCGGGCAATATCCACCAGATCGGCCTGACGATGCTGCTCGGCTTCACCGTGAGCTTCGGCTTCATCCTGCCGATCAATGCCCCGCAAAACATGGTTTGCCTGGGCACGGACACCTTCAACGGCAAGCAGTTCGCCAAGGTCGGCATCCCCGTGACGGTGATCGGCTACGCCCTGATGCTGCTGTTCGCCGCTACCTACTGGCGCTGGCTGGGCTGGATCTGA